GATCAAGATCAACTGTGATGTTAGAGTTGGTTCTGAATCCATGTGTGCGGTGGCCATTGCCAGGGATCATAGGGAGACCATTTTGTGGGTGGCTACTTCAGCACTTTGTTTTTCGGACCCCCTTGTTGGGGAAGCTGCAGTTGTCTTGTTGGCCGTGGAAACGGCGGTTTCTCAACAACACCGCTTTGTATTGGTAGAGAGCGATTCAATGACGGTAATCAAGACCTTGACGGGGACTCATACCTGTTGGGAATTTGATAACTATACTCAACAATGTAAAAAGCTTTCTACTTTGATGTTAAGTTGTAACTTTTCTTTTATTCCTAGAACTTGTAACTATTTGGCTCATAATGTGGCCAGGTGGGCTTTTGCTAACTCTATTTACGGAAGGGTGGATGTTCATTCCATTCCTGTCTTTATCCTTTGTAATGACCGAGAGGTCTAActtcttattttataaaacgccattttcaaaaaaaaaaaaagatctccccaaaaagattttttttttttttatgagcaACATATCAAAtgattcattttcttttttaatttaaacgTTTATATATTACCAAATGATTTAATAATGTTTAAAAATGGTGTTGATTTGCAATCGCACACAAGTGCTAGAAAATCATAATTGAGTGTTTTATCTTCATAATGTTAGTGATTATGAAATACCATATCACATTTCAATAtcagttttattttcattttttctttCCCTTCTTGATCTCCTATTGTTATTTTTGAAACACATTACCTTACTAGTGTTTTGAATACCCACCCAACCTTTCACAATATTTGATATAGTGAAAATATAGAATAATATTTAGAccaatatttaatgcaaaatttCAATACATTATATATTTAGCACAACTCTAATTCATTATTGTAAAATCTAATGTAAATTTCACTTTCTCAAGGGTATTTCTTAGGAAAGTGTGTCTCAAGGGGGCTGGAATTTTGATTGCGGATGGTGAATGTGAGCTGTGGCACAGACCTTAGATACCTAGACGAGAATTTGATGAGATTCAGGATAGTTTTCACTTTTATCCCAAATCAGGCCTTCTGTAAAAGACTTGTTTCAAGAGGACACTAGATTATGGAATGATAATCTGATTACAACCTGTTTTGAGCAACAGATTGCTGAGGAGATTCTTAGGATCAAACCAATCAATGAGGGTCGAGACATTTTATTCTGGAAGGCAGCAAAGTCGGGCAAGTTCACAGTCAAAAGTGCTTACTGGGTCAGTCAAAAAAATAGATTCAATGAGTCCCAACCCCAGTGGAAAAGATTCTGGAAAACCAAAATACATCCCCGACTAAAATTATTTAGTTGGAAACTTTTCTCGGACATACTCCCCACTAAATCTCGAATTAAAATTCTCGCAAGTGATCTTGTGAATTTGAGGTTGAGTCTGCCTTCCATTTGTTCTGCCAATGTTCATTTACAAGGGCCATCTGGTTTAGGAAAGGCATTCATCTGGAAAGGTTCCAATGGCAAAATCTCGATGAAGTAAAGAGGTGGTGGAGTAATCTAGATGACATAGAGATGCAGAGTCTTTTTGCGTGTACGGGTGAAACAATTTGGAAATAGCGGAATGACAAAGTGTTCAGAGATGTGAAGGTGGAATTGACTACAGTTTTTCAAGATTGCAAGAGGAGAACTGAAGACTTCCTAAGCAATCGTGTGTGGTGCGAGGAGGAGGTGGAGTTGCAGACACCAGTGAAGAGTGATAACACGAAAAACCTGGAGGGGTCCTGGGAGTGCTATGTGGACGCGTCTGTCGTGGAAAGTTATGCAGGATATGCAATTGTTTATAAGCAGGAAGAGCCACCGTGTGATTACTGGATAGCTACGGAGGTATCTAAGGTTGAAAGTGTGTTCGAAGGTGAGTTATGCGGGATTAAATTGGCGCTCCAATCGGCGCTGGATCAAAAGGCAAACTCCATACACATCAAGACAGATTCTAAAAATGCTGCTACTGCTTTTGAGATAGGCTCCATTCCTTTTGGATGGCATAGTTACCCTTTGTTTAAACAATGTCGAACTTTATGTAAACTTTTTGTTAATGTTGCTGTCACTTTTATTCCTCGTACTGAGAATGGCCTGGCTGATGAACTCGCCCGTTGGGCTTGAGTTTCAAATTGTAACAGTTCGGGTTTGTTAAGGGAAGTAACCCCCTTTTGTGGTTACTAGGTTCTTTTCTTTCAATAAATGACTTtaatcatcaaaaaaaaaaaaaaaaaaggtatttcTTAGGAGCTTGAGACCATGGCTGCAAAGTTCTAGTGGGGATCCAATGATGAAAAACATGAAATGCACTAGAAAAAAGGGAACCAATGTGCTTACTAAAGGGGTAGGGTGGTTTAGGGTTCCGAGATCTTAAGACTCATAACTAGGACCGGTCTTGAGTTGAAATGGGCTATaggcaaaaataaaattttagacccttactataaaaataaatggtatttttaaaaattatttaaaaaaataagtatattttttaaaatgtatttttttttattttggcccCTAAAATGAGTGGGCCCTAAGTGCGGGCCTAACCTGCCTATGCCCAGGACCAGCCCTGCTCATAACTAAGCAATGATTTCTAAACAAGACTGACGTATTTTGACTCACCCGGAGTATCTTATGGCAAGGGTGGTTAAGGCAAAATATTTTAAGCATGACTCTTTTCTCACTACACCAAGAAAATGAGGGTATTTCTTTTGTTTGAAGGAGCATTTTGTGGGGTTGTGAGGCACTAAATAGAGGCAAATTCACCCATAGAACAATTTGTGGTTGTCTAGGCTTTCTACGTTAAGCCTATTACGCCATGTAAGGAACTTGGGAATGATTGGAGGGTGGCGGATTTTATTGTAGATGGAAGATGGAATGATAGCTTTGTGATACAAATTTTTTGGGAGGTTGATTGTGGTCACATTCTCAACATTTTGCTTAGTTTTCGTTCTATTGAAGATCAAGTGCTTTGGCATTTCACACCTAGTGGTTTGTATTCAGTCAGCTCAAGAAAATCTTTGGACCAGTTGGAGTGGGAAATTAGTCTCTGATTTTCTTGTTGGTTTGGTTGACTTGAAACCATGTGGAGATGTTGAGGTAATTCTTGTAGTCCTTTGGTTACTTTGGTTTGAAAGAAATAGGGTGAAGTATGGGCAAAATACAAAAGCTACCAACTTAAATAATTGTGGATGCATGTATTTTGTTATGAAGAATGCTACCGTCAATCTCCTGTTACAACCTCCAAGTCAACTTCCACGTCCAAAAACATGTCggaataacttttttttttttaattttttttcacggCGGTTTTTGTTATGCTTACAACATCATTccagtaaatttttgaaaaatttcaagtAGTTTACATTGCTGAAAATACTTTTAAAGTTTTTTGAACACCTGAGGTAAACTGGAATATCAGAAACTTTATTTTCGGTActgtaaattatttagaatttttcaaaaatttacagagatgatattgtaactataacgaataccgatatgaaaaaaaatatttcggcaTGTGATTTCGAACGTGGAGATTGACTAAAAGATTGTAATAGGAGATTGCAATTAACACTCCTCTTTTGTTATAGGACTTTCAAGAGGTTGATCAAAACTTTAgaaattattcaaagttgaaAAGTTGTGTGCACCACAATAGAAATCAAATGTAGATGATTATagttgtttggaaaattcttaTAACCTTGATTCTGAAAAGCTCAAAATGAATATAAATGTTGGTATATCAGGGAAAGAGGATTAAAGTTTTTTAAATGACTGAGGTTTGAAAGTGACCATTTAAACGCTATCTTGGCTACTCAACGGGGTTACAATTGTTTTGGGGCTAAGTTGAAAAGtactacttttattaatcaattaatcaaatttacctttaattttatatttaattaaaacatacttctttttatatatattgtagtttgtacccaaaataccttgACGAGAATCACATGgaaagtatcttgaagtgacaagggtaaaattggtacaatatttaaaaaaacgagttaaaaataatagattttagaaaaaaaggataaaaataaaaatagacaatataaaaagatatATAGTGTAATTTCCTAAGATGATATCCTTGCCGGGGATAACCACCATTTTACATTTTTGTCATATTTATTCATGTCATTTTGTTCCAAAAAAATATGGTTGcccattatttattttgatgagGATTTTGAGCTTGGTTAATGAGAACTCatctttccaaaaaaaaaaaacttaaatgtaaattttttatttattaaaaatatatatataaaaatctttaagttttattattgatagttaaaaataataaaatgtaaaatataacatttaatgttataACTATGTAATTGACAAACTTTTAGTATGTACAAATTTTTAGCACTGTTAAAgtaattattttctaaaataagcTATATTTTAACAATACTAATTTGTAGCACAAGATGCTCTAGACTAAGATATCCCAAAtgcttcaaattttgaaataatattttggTAAAGCTAAAATGTTATGCAATAAAAATTTATGAAATGTTAGAAAGACAGATTCATTCTTAATCTGAATGCAAACATTAAGCTTACTTTTTTATGATGGCTCACATGGAAGTAATGAAATGAAAACacagataataaaaattagaaaaactccACTTTTTGGCTTCTTCTTAGATTGATGGATGTAATAATAACAAAGTCATGAATGGGGCATATGGCATTGCATTAATCAGTGCTTTgcatcttcttcttcacaaaACTTTGAGTACTGCTCAGAGTCCATCAACTTCTTCACTTCACTCGATTCGCTTATCTCGACCTTCATCATCCAACCGTTCTCGTATGGACTTGCATTGACCTATATccagaaagaaagaaaagaggaGCGAATGAGAAAATAGTTAAGAAAATGAAGCAATGATTCTAGGTGGTACACTGAATAATATAAAGAAAGATAAATTTCGCCTTAAAAGATACTCGAAGAAAGAATCAAATGATGAATTAGGCCCCAATGATGTAAGCAGCAAAGTACTTTATGTTGatgtttttattttcaatttactCTGTATCGGGAAATGGCAACGAGGCTATGGTGAATTTAATTTTAACCATTTTATGTTTGAGGGTTAGATCAACAACATGAAATATTGGAAATTTATCATAAATCTGCACGACAAAACTTTGCTTGCGAGGCATTGTTGAACTACTCCAAAGAGtcgaaacaaaaacaaacaaaagagGTGAATGGATTAGGCTCTATTAACACTTTACTACAATGTGAGCCTAAGTAAGCAAGTCAATGGAATCCAATGTAAGAAAAATGTAAGTTATTGTTGGGGGAGAAAACAGTTGCGCCTAACTATTGTTGGAAATAAAAAGGATGGTAAAGCACAAGACAGAAGAATCTCAATCAGAAGAGAGTTAGATGGGCTTAACTCATTTTGTATTGTCAACAAAATCAAGTAACTATGAAAGAGAATAATTAAACTGTGCCCCCTCTCAGGCATGATAAAACACACCTGCGGTTTTATTAAGCTAAGATTAGATGTTTTTTAAaccatttaaatataattacttGAGGGATTGATAGATAAGAACTTAATTAGCCATGACAGCATGAATTCTTACTTTTGGTCAAGAACAAAACATAGAGAGAAGCTCTATAAGATGTTTAAGTTATGAACACAAGCAGAAAGAAGACATTCAGATGATTCGTATGTTATGAACAGGAGGAGAGAATCAATACAGAAGTAAATAACTAGTGGTTAAATTCATTTGAGAGAAACAGGCAAGACCTAAGAAccaaaataagagagaaattcTATATGCTGCACCAGCAAGTTGTAAGAACCGAAACTACAACTGCAACAACTCAGAGTCATACAgctaagaaattattcaacatgGGTTTGGTGTATATAAATTCAGTTCATAACTCTATCTGTTGAGTAGTATCAATGCGGCTAGGGAATCAAACTTATTACTCGAACAAAGACTCAGTATCACTAATTAGAATTGTAATAAAACCTTCAGGGCTTATACCATTTTTTAAGCAGAGAAAGAATAGGTTGTCTAGCACTACAGCACATCTTTTATcaaaatgaaaactaatttcATAAAATCTTTCACTGTTCAACTTAAATTTAGCTCAATTTATTGACACCGTCAAACTATattatgaagaataaaaagggcaCAGGTTCCTTAACTCGATATGAGATTTTCTTAATGAGTTGAATTTAGCAAAGGcaaaaaaacaacaagaatAATCCAGGAACACTAACTCAATTAGGAACCAAATTCTCACAGCAGCAATGTGCAACcgataataattataaaaaacatGATGGTATGTACTCACCAAACCAGGTGATGTGCTGAGCTCCTCATTGACTTCGACCACCTTTCCTGATATAGGAGAATAAATATCACTTGATGCCTTGACACTTTCAACAGCACCAAAACTTTCTCCTTGTGATACAGAAGCCCCTACTTCTGGCAATTCAACATACACAACATCACCTAAATGATCTTGAGCATGATCTGTTATGCCTACAGTAGCCGAATTTCCGTCCACTTTCACCCATTCATGGGAGTCAGCATACTTAAAATCCTTCACAACTGCAGCACACAAAATTGATAAATAAGGCAGAAACAGCAGAAGCTCTTAATCCAAAACTTAAAACCGGAATTTACATTATTCAACACAATAGCTCACAATACTGCCTGGAGTTTGTTATCCCTTTAACTTTAGCATTCCcaacaatatatacacacatacatGAGAGCAGTCCCTACCAAAGGACATGGcaaccaaaagaaaaacaattttaactgattttatttcttttaagtAACCTCAatgtcaataatatatatatggttcTGTGACTATTTTATGTTGGCACTAATTTTCAATAACAAAAGGAAGATTATCTATCCTATATTTTAAATCTCTATCTCAATTTTGAATAACTCAATGAAATAAATTCTCTCTCCCCTTACATAATGTCCTTACATAATGGGAACTAAAGAAAATGTGATATCAAAGCCATGTTAATCAAAGTAAACCAAATgaccataaaataaattcatgttTAATCAAAACCCAGTTGAGAATCTCATAAGAAATTTTAGATTGAATGGTATTTTATCTAGCTTAAATATCAATCCACAACAAGGTTATTCTATGATAATTATAAGAACCTTTGAAGAACTATAATGTTAGAAATTTGctgaatcaagaaataaatcccCACCATGAAATTTCTTATATGAAACGGTAAATactaaaatctaaaaataagaTCTTGTAGGGGCTATGAACAAGATCAAAGCATTTTCACGAACCAAAACATAATAGATCCAAAACTCCACCGATACCGACAAACCCCACCGAATTACATTTTCTCAAGGATCACTATCACTATCACATTCACATACCTtagtattaatatatatacacacacataatTTATGGTGGTGAtcaaagtaataataataataaaaaaaaaagagatgggTATTGATTTACCAGAAGCAAAGCCTCTGTTGAAGACAGAGATTCTTAGGTATGAAGCAGCCCTTGAAGCCCATAACATCCTTGAAGCCATTTTTGATTCAGATTTTCTAccaaaagaggaaaaaaaaatatagaagaagaaaaaaaagagtgtTTTTATAGAGTGGTAGTGCTAAGCTAATCTTCTCTATAAACTTCACTaggtttataatatatattttagtaggTTAGTTGGTTGCcataattttgttttattttccattttctaatttcataattataatagttttatattattattattattattattattatttataaaagtacCTTTTATATTATTCCAAGAAAATTGAAGTGTTTTTTTTAGTAAAGTTGGATCCCACAA
This region of Cannabis sativa cultivar Pink pepper isolate KNU-18-1 chromosome 7, ASM2916894v1, whole genome shotgun sequence genomic DNA includes:
- the LOC115697973 gene encoding glycine cleavage system H protein 2, mitochondrial isoform X2 → MASRMLWASRAASYLRISVFNRGFASVVKDFKYADSHEWVKVDGNSATVGITDHAQDHLGDVVYVELPEVGASVSQGESFGAVESVKASSDIYSPISGKVVEVNEELSTSPGLVNASPYENGWMMKVEISESSEVKKLMDSEQYSKFCEEEDAKH
- the LOC115697973 gene encoding glycine cleavage system H protein 2, mitochondrial isoform X1, yielding MASRMLWASRAASYLRISVFNRGFASVVKDFKYADSHEWVKVDGNSATVGITDHAQDHLGDVVYVELPEVGASVSQGESFGAVESVKASSDIYSPISGKVVEVNEELSTSPGLVSTYHHVFYNYYRLHIAAVRIWFLIELVFLDYSCCFFAFAKFNSLRKSHIELRNLCPFYSS